ACCTGGTGGGCAAGACCGTCGAATTCTTCACCAATGGCGAACTGGGCAAGCCGCTCTCAGGGCCGGCTGCCTACTCCTTGGATTCGGAAATTGGCCTGCGCTACAAAGTCACCGAGTGGGCTTCGCTCAACCTCAAGGCCGAGCGCGACATTATCAGTGGCGACTCGCAAAGCAGCTTGAGCAAGACCCGTTACACCGCAGGCTTTGGCGTGGCCTGGTAATCAGGCGGCACAAAACCCGCTTGGCAACCTTTGCGGTTATTGATTACCTTGTGATGAGATCCATTCCCATAGGCTATGGGCGGCGCAATTCCCGAGGAGTCATACGTTGAGCGCACAGGTTGCCAAGAACGCCCGAGAGCTGTTGCTCAAGGAATACCGTGGGGCTCTCTCCACACTGTCCAAAGCCATGCCGGGGTTTCCCTTCGGCTCGGTCGTGCCTTATTGCCTCGACGAGCAGGGCCGCCCGCTGATCCTGATCAGCCGCATCGCCCAGCACACCCATAACCTGCAAAAAGACCCCAAGTGCTCGCTGCTGGTCGGCGAGCGCGAAGCGGATGACGTGCAGGCCGTGGGCCGCCTGACCTACCTGGGCGAAGCCGAAAAGCTCGAGGACGGCGCTGCCATCGAGGCGGCGGCCGAGCGTTATTACCGCTACTTCCCCGACTCGGCCAATTACCACAAGGCCCACGATTTCGACTTCTGGGTGATCAAACCGGTACGCCATCGTTATATCGGCGGGTTTGGCGCGATTCACTGGGTCGACCAACTGACCCTGGCCAACCCGTTCGCGGGCAAGGCCGAACGCGGCATGATCGAACACATGAACAGCGATCACACCAAGGCCATCGCCCATTATGTTGCCCTGACCGGCTTGCCCACCTTTGAGCCTGCACAATTGGCCGGTATCGACAGCGAAGGCATGCACCTGCGTATCGGCCAAGCCTTGCATTGGTTGGCTTTTGCGGAGCCTTGCAACACTCCGACACAAGTACGCGAAGCCTTGGTTTCATTGGCTCACGCCGAGGTCTGGCCGAAAAAGAGCCCGCCAACGGTTGAATTCACGAAACGGCGACGTCATCTAAGGTGGACTGGCAAGGCATTCTTGCGTTGAGGAACCATTTGATGCGCCCTTTTTATTGCTCTTTCTGCTATTCCCGGTGTTGGAGCTGTTCGTATTCGTTCAAGTCAGCGGTGCGATCGGGTTTTTCCCGGCTCTGCTGCTGATCATTCTCGGCTCGATGCTCGGCGTTCTGGTGCTGCGCGTCGCCGGCCTGGCCACGGCGCTGCGTGCCCGTGAAAGCCTGAATCGCGGTGAACTGCCGGCCCAGACCATGCTTGAGGGCCTGATGATGGCCCTGGCTGGCGGCCTGTTGATCCTGCCGGGCTTTATCAGCGACGTGGTCGGCCTGGTGATGCTGTTGCCGGTCACCCGCAAGCTGCTGGCCGGCAAGATGCGTCAGCGTGCCGAAGAAGCGGCGATTCGCCAG
The genomic region above belongs to Pseudomonas poae and contains:
- a CDS encoding HugZ family protein yields the protein MSAQVAKNARELLLKEYRGALSTLSKAMPGFPFGSVVPYCLDEQGRPLILISRIAQHTHNLQKDPKCSLLVGEREADDVQAVGRLTYLGEAEKLEDGAAIEAAAERYYRYFPDSANYHKAHDFDFWVIKPVRHRYIGGFGAIHWVDQLTLANPFAGKAERGMIEHMNSDHTKAIAHYVALTGLPTFEPAQLAGIDSEGMHLRIGQALHWLAFAEPCNTPTQVREALVSLAHAEVWPKKSPPTVEFTKRRRHLRWTGKAFLR
- the fxsA gene encoding membrane protein FxsA → MARHSCVEEPFDAPFLLLFLLFPVLELFVFVQVSGAIGFFPALLLIILGSMLGVLVLRVAGLATALRARESLNRGELPAQTMLEGLMMALAGGLLILPGFISDVVGLVMLLPVTRKLLAGKMRQRAEEAAIRQRAFADDLQPRGGPAPRQPLGREGDVIEGEFEHRDNK